Proteins encoded together in one Oreochromis aureus strain Israel breed Guangdong linkage group 23, ZZ_aureus, whole genome shotgun sequence window:
- the LOC116325036 gene encoding NACHT, LRR and PYD domains-containing protein 3-like: protein MPETTSIPEQEASATSNLQILGCKHVMDQDQAGPRQMICPVLNSSAVKKTDGLLKEWLWETLETLGTEELKNFKWCLQNVTESKDGFKPIKKSRLENADRLDTVDLMVQMYDTKTAEVTKKILRKIKRNEGQPFPQILLQDQPANATDAFVQCQCKIKSKLKKKFQCVFEGIAKAGNPTFLNQIYTELYITEQKTTKVNDEHEVRQIETASQKMHRSETAIRLDDIFKGSTGRDEPIRTVLTKGVAGIGKTVLTQKFTLDWAEDKTNQNIEFTFPFTFKELNVLKEKKFSLVELVHRFFTETKKAGICSFEDFQVVFILDGLDECRLSLDFHNTEIFTDVTESTSVDVLLTNLIRGHLFPSARLWITTRPAAANQIPPECVSMMTEVRGFTDQQKEEYFKKRFRDKEQASRIISNIKASRSLHIMCHIPVFCWITATVLEDVLKTRDGEELPKTLTEMYIHFLVLQAKVKKVKYDGGAETDPHWSPESRKMIESLGKLAFDQLQKGNLIFYESDLTECGIDIRAASVYSGVFTQIFKEERGLYQDKVFCFIHLSVQEFLAALHVHLTFINFEVNLLVEEETLFTNFYQCAVDEALQSPNGHLDLFLRFLLGLSLVTNQILLRGLVTYSKSISKASKETVCYIENKLCENLPTEKTINLFHCLNELNDCSLVETIHWNLSLGRLYPDELSPDEWSAVVFILLSSEKDLDVFELKKYVSESALLRLLPVVKDSKKAVLSGCNLSQRSFEALSSVLNCDSSHLRKLDLSNNNVQDSDVKILSAGLKSSYCRLDSLRLCDCKLSQRSCDVLSSVLISQTCSLRELDLNHNDLQDSGVKMLSAALKRTQCKLEMLRLSGCMITSEGCVSLASALSSNPSYLKELDLSYNHPGDSGVKLLSARLNDPHWRLDTLRLEPAGVQWLRPGLRKYACELTLDSNTANRKLKLTDNSRKVVYEGCQSYPDHPDRFDRCPQMLCGNSLTGRCYWEFEWKGDVQLAVSYRGIRRRGDGLDCRFGENDQSWSLFCFDNRFSVWHNNRHALLPFFSPTVSSSVSNRVGVFVDCPAGTLSFYRVSSDTLIHLHTFNTTFTEPLYPGIGCFIHSSVTLCDL, encoded by the exons ATGCCTGAAACAACAAGCATACCTGAACAAGAAGCCTCTGCGACTTCAAA TCTTCAGATCCTCGGTTGTAAACATGTCATGGATCAGGATCAGGCTGGGCCCCGGCAGATGATCTGTCCAGTGTTgaacagcagtgct GTAAAAAAGACAGACGGGCTTTTAAAGGAATGGTTGTGGGAAACTCTGGAGACTTTGGGAACTGAGGAGCTGAAAAACTTCAAGTGGTGTCTGCAAAATGTTACTGAGTCAAAGGATGGCTTCAAGCCAATCAAAAAGAGTCGACTGGAGAACGCAGACAGACTGGACACAGTGGACCTGATGGTGCAGATGTACGATACAAAGACTGCAGAGGTGACGAAGAAGATTTTAAGGAAGATCAAAAGGAATGAAG gacaacccTTTCCCCAAATTCTGCTGCAGGATCAACCAGCTAATGCCACAG ATGCTTTTGTTCAGTGTCAATGCAAAATAAAGTCCAAACtaaagaagaagttccagtgtgtgtttgaggggatcgctaaagcaggaaacccaacatTTCttaatcagatctacacagagctctacatcacagaacAAAAGACTACAAAGGTTAATGATGAACATGaagtcagacagattgaaacagcatcccaGAAAATGCACAGATCAGAAACAGCAATAAGATTAGACGATATCTTCAAAGGCTCcactggaagagatgaaccaatcagaacagtgctgacaaagggagtggctggcattgggaaaactgTCTTAACACAAAAattcactctggactgggctgaagacaaaaccAACCAGAACATTGAATTcacatttccattcactttcaagGAGCTCAATGTGTTGAAGGagaaaaagttcagcttggtagAACTTGTGCATcgcttctttactgaaaccaaaaaagcaggaatctgcagctttgaagacttccaggttgtgttcatcttagACGGTCTTGATGAGTGTCGACTTTCTTTAGACTTCCACAACACTGAGATCTTTACTGATGTTACAGAGTcgacctcagtggatgtgctgctgacaaacctcatcaggggaCATCTGtttccctctgctcgcctctggataaccacaagacctgcagcagccaatcaaatcCCTCCTGAATGTGTTAGTatgatgacagaggtcagagggttcactgaccaaCAGAAAGAGGAGTACTTTaagaagagattcagagataaggagcaggccagcaggatcatctccaaCATCAAggcatcacgaagcctccacatcatgtgccacatcccagtcttctgctggatcactgctacagttctggaggatgtgctgaaaaCCAGAGACGGAGaagagctgcccaagaccctgactgagatgtacatccacttcctggtgcttcaggccaaagtgaagaaggtcaagtatgatggaggagctgagacagatccacactggagtccagagagcaggaagatgattgagtctctgggaaaactggcttttgatcagctgcagaaaggaaacctgatcttctatgaatcagacctgacagagtgtggcatcgatatcagagcagcctcagtgtactcaggagtgttcacacagatctttaaagaggagagaggactgtaccaggacaaggtgttctgcttcatccatctgagtgttcaggagtttctggctgctcttcatgttcACCTGACATTTATCAACTTTGAAGTGAATCTGCTGGTAGAAGAAGAAACCTTATTTACAAACTTCTACCAATGTGCTGTGGAcgaggccttacagagtccaaacgGACACCTGGACTTATTTCTCCGCTTTCTGCTGGGTCTTTCACTGGTAACCAATCAGATTCTACTCAGAGGCCTTGTGACTTATTCAAAAAGTATCTCAAAAGCCAGTAAAGAAACAGTCTGCTACATTGAGAACAAGCTCTGTGAGAATCTGCCTACAGAGAAAACTATCAATCTCTTTCattgtctgaatgaactgaatgattgtTCTCTAGTAGAGACAATCCATTGGAACCTGAGTTTAGGGCGTCTCTACCCAGACGAACTGTCTCCTGACGAGTGGTCAGCcgtggtcttcatcttactgtcatcagaaaaggATCTGGATGTTTTTGAGCTGAAGAAATATGTTTCAGAAAgtgctcttctgaggctgctacCAGTCGTCAAAGACTCCAAGAAAGCTGT ACTAAGTGGCTGTAACCTTTCACAGAGAAGCtttgaagctctgtcctcagttttAAACTGTGACTCATCTCATCTGAGGAAGCTGGATCTGAGTAACAACAATGTGCAAGATTCTGATGTGAAGATACTGTCTGCTGGATTGAAGAGTTCATACTGCAGACTGGATTCACTCAG GCTCTGTGACTGCAAACTCTCACAGAGAAGCTGTGACgttctgtcctcagttctcatcTCACAGACTTGTAGCCTGAGGGAGCTGGACCTGAACCACAATGATCTGCAAGATTCGGGAGTGAAGATGCTATCTGCTGCACTGAAGAGGACACAGTGCAAACTGGAAATGCTCAG GCTGTCAGGGTGTATGATTACAAGTGAAGGCTGTGTGTcactggcctcagctctgagctccaacccctcttATCTGAAAGAGCTGGatctgagctacaatcatccaggagactcaggagTGAAGCTGCTGTCAGCTAGACTGAATGATCCacactggagactggacacgCTCAG gttggagcctgctggagttcaGTGGTTGAGACccggtctgaggaagt ATGCATGTGAACTCACGCTGGactcaaacacagcaaacagaaaACTCAAACTCACTGACAACAGCAGGAAGGTGGTATATGAGGGCTGTCAGTCATATCCTGACCATCCAGATAGGTTTGACAGGTGTCCTCAAATGCTGTGTGGAAATAGCCTGAcaggtcgctgttactgggagttTGAATGGAAAGGAGATGTTCAGTTAGCTGTGAGTTACAGAGGAATCAGAAGAAGAGGAGACGGGCTTGATTGCAGGTTTGGGgagaatgatcagtcctggagtctctTCTGCTTTGATAATCGTTTCTCTGTCTGGCACAACAACAGACATGCTctcctcccttttttttctcccactgtgtcctcctctgtctctaacagagtaggAGTAtttgtggactgtcctgctggcactctgtccttctacagagtctcctctgacactctgatccacctccacaccttcaacaccacattcactgaacctcttTATCCTGGAATAGGGTGTTTTATTCATTCCTCTGTGACTCTGTGCGATCTTTAG